In one Chitinophaga sancti genomic region, the following are encoded:
- a CDS encoding DUF4365 domain-containing protein: protein MLKKCAYWVSLRGAPESENEGGQTIYIPQNQIFNSNSLREILATRSRNESLIYQLPE from the coding sequence ATGCTAAAAAAGTGTGCTTATTGGGTTAGTTTGAGGGGCGCTCCTGAATCAGAAAATGAGGGTGGTCAAACGATTTACATTCCTCAAAATCAAATCTTCAATAGTAATAGTTTAAGAGAAATATTGGCTACAAGAAGCAGGAATGAAAGTTTAATTTATCAATTGCCGGAATGA
- a CDS encoding glycoside hydrolase family 78 protein codes for MNKLLSLLFVSQVIYFHLSAQVQVKQLLTEGLKDPQSIDNVHPRFSWKLSTEQKNTLQSAYEITILDGKKPTWTSGKISSDETLHVPYEGAALTPGKQYSWKVKIWDNHGHTTTSSEPAYFRMGITEWKAKWIEPGYQEAASNRPCPIFKTSFHPGKKVASAIAYITSHGLYEAQINGKKVGDGLLTPGFTSYNKRLQYQVYDVTNLLQAGDNNIEITVASGWYRGTIGWGTDKYGKTLGVLYQMEVTYTDGTKETVISDGNWKSGTGKITYAEIYNGEWQDNRKETTNWSGVKVLDIPTNNLVASVSPPVTKQEVFSNIKRIKTPAGEDVIDFGQNLSGFVHFKASGNAGDSIILEHGEILDKKGNFYNANLRSAAATDIFVLSGKGEEFFEPHFTFHGFRYVRVRTKAKMTNIEAVATYSNIPATGVFECSNSMINQLQHNIQWSQVDNFVDIPTDCPQRDERLGWTGDAQAFVQTSTFNRNVNTFFLKWLRDLAADQLQNGSVPFVIPNVLGSDASGSAGWGDAATVVPWTMYQAYSDKRLLENQYPSMKAWVDFIQSNSPKNMWATGSHFGDWLSYKSENRSADTYTYITTQCYYALSTQLVINAARVLGKQDDVNKYSALLQKIKDAFVAEYVTANGRIMSNTQTSYVLALAFDMLPEHMRPMAAKNLADDIASYNNHLTTGFLGTYLLSNTLTRFGYTDVAYKLLLQDTYPSWLYPVKMGATTIWERWDGMKTDSTFQTIEMNSFNHYAYGAIGDWMYKNIAGINMDSSSTGFKKIVIRPRLGGNLTYAKASYESGYGKIAVDWKIKDGNMFSMDVEIPANTTAEIYVPGKEGKEAVGSGKYHYEATINKN; via the coding sequence ATGAATAAGCTTCTTAGCCTTTTATTCGTATCCCAGGTGATCTATTTCCACCTCTCCGCGCAGGTTCAAGTAAAACAACTGCTTACGGAAGGATTAAAAGATCCACAAAGTATTGACAACGTTCATCCTCGTTTCTCCTGGAAACTGAGCACCGAACAAAAAAACACACTTCAATCGGCCTATGAAATCACGATTTTAGATGGAAAGAAACCTACGTGGACGAGCGGCAAGATTTCGTCTGACGAGACACTGCACGTGCCCTACGAAGGCGCTGCCCTCACTCCCGGCAAACAATACTCCTGGAAAGTAAAGATCTGGGATAACCACGGTCATACCACCACCTCTTCCGAACCTGCATATTTCCGTATGGGAATCACAGAATGGAAAGCAAAATGGATCGAACCCGGTTACCAGGAAGCCGCCAGCAACCGTCCATGCCCTATTTTCAAAACCAGTTTTCACCCTGGTAAGAAAGTAGCTTCCGCCATCGCTTATATCACCAGTCATGGGCTATACGAAGCACAGATCAATGGTAAAAAAGTAGGTGATGGTCTCCTCACACCAGGTTTTACCAGTTACAATAAACGCCTGCAATACCAGGTATATGATGTCACCAACTTACTGCAAGCAGGTGATAACAATATTGAGATCACCGTCGCCTCCGGCTGGTACAGGGGTACCATCGGATGGGGCACTGATAAGTATGGTAAAACTCTCGGTGTACTCTACCAGATGGAAGTAACGTATACCGATGGTACGAAAGAAACAGTCATCTCCGACGGCAACTGGAAATCAGGTACCGGCAAGATTACCTACGCTGAAATCTATAATGGCGAATGGCAGGATAACCGCAAAGAAACAACCAACTGGAGCGGCGTGAAAGTCCTCGACATTCCCACCAATAATCTCGTTGCCAGTGTAAGCCCTCCCGTTACAAAACAGGAAGTGTTCAGCAACATCAAACGCATCAAAACACCTGCCGGTGAAGACGTTATCGACTTTGGTCAGAACCTCTCCGGCTTCGTTCACTTCAAAGCAAGTGGCAATGCAGGCGATAGCATCATCTTAGAACACGGCGAGATCCTGGATAAGAAAGGGAACTTCTACAACGCCAACCTGCGCAGCGCTGCCGCCACCGACATCTTTGTATTAAGTGGCAAAGGCGAAGAGTTCTTCGAACCACATTTCACCTTCCATGGATTCAGGTATGTAAGAGTGCGTACCAAAGCAAAGATGACGAACATCGAAGCCGTAGCGACCTATTCAAACATTCCTGCTACCGGGGTTTTTGAATGTTCTAATTCAATGATCAACCAACTCCAGCATAATATCCAATGGAGCCAGGTGGACAACTTCGTAGACATCCCTACCGACTGCCCACAGCGTGATGAACGTCTCGGCTGGACAGGTGATGCACAGGCTTTTGTACAGACATCTACCTTCAATCGCAACGTAAACACCTTCTTCTTAAAATGGCTCCGCGACCTGGCGGCTGATCAACTGCAGAACGGCTCCGTGCCTTTTGTCATTCCAAATGTATTGGGTAGTGATGCGTCAGGTTCTGCTGGCTGGGGCGATGCTGCAACTGTCGTTCCCTGGACCATGTACCAGGCATACAGCGATAAGCGTTTGTTAGAAAATCAATATCCTTCCATGAAGGCATGGGTTGATTTCATCCAGTCAAACTCACCTAAGAACATGTGGGCAACAGGCTCTCACTTCGGTGACTGGTTATCTTATAAATCCGAAAATCGTTCTGCCGACACCTATACTTATATCACTACACAATGCTATTATGCATTGTCTACCCAACTGGTCATCAATGCGGCCCGCGTATTAGGCAAGCAGGATGACGTGAATAAGTACTCCGCATTACTGCAAAAGATCAAAGATGCATTTGTAGCAGAATACGTCACTGCAAATGGACGTATCATGTCTAACACACAGACATCTTATGTACTGGCTTTAGCCTTCGATATGTTACCAGAACATATGCGCCCGATGGCTGCGAAAAACCTGGCAGATGATATCGCGAGTTATAATAATCACCTGACAACCGGCTTCCTGGGTACGTACTTATTATCAAATACCCTGACGAGATTCGGCTATACAGATGTTGCTTATAAACTGTTATTGCAGGATACCTATCCTTCCTGGCTCTACCCGGTGAAGATGGGCGCAACTACCATATGGGAGCGCTGGGATGGCATGAAGACGGATAGTACATTCCAGACGATAGAGATGAATTCATTTAATCACTATGCTTATGGTGCGATTGGCGATTGGATGTATAAGAATATAGCGGGGATTAATATGGATTCTTCCAGTACCGGGTTTAAGAAGATCGTGATCAGGCCGAGGTTAGGCGGCAATCTGACTTATGCAAAGGCGAGTTATGAGAGTGGATATGGAAAGATCGCGGTAGATTGGAAAATAAAGGATGGTAATATGTTTAGTATGGATGTGGAGATTCCTGCTAATACGACGGCGGAGATTTATGTGCCGGGTAAAGAAGGCAAGGAAGCGGTTGGATCCGGGAAGTATCATTATGAGGCGACGATTAATAAGAATTAG
- a CDS encoding helix-turn-helix domain-containing protein translates to MGSFLQQHTQNNKLPIRIVSPTFGSLETALMGDYTPLLRKPYYFLLFVLEGTTRHGIDLQQFDVTADQLLFVLPHQIHHVPDGKKGTNFFKLGFDESSLSLLPRQYPFLINPLNNQKIQFSPAAAARLKSIFEMLLGLLSRMDTDPELILAHLNSLLTEINAAYFAVEKRPANDRLSAFIRFKLLIENNLTEHPSIIEIAEELALNPNSLYNMVKQYSGLSPKEFITNRLILEAKRRLYYNKQSSIKELAYELGFNDPEYFSRLFKKVTGQTIGEFVQDLSGN, encoded by the coding sequence ATGGGTTCATTCCTGCAACAACATACACAAAATAACAAGCTCCCCATCCGCATTGTCTCTCCGACATTCGGGAGCCTGGAAACGGCGTTGATGGGTGATTATACACCCTTGCTTCGTAAACCGTATTATTTCCTGCTCTTTGTTTTGGAAGGTACAACCCGCCATGGTATAGACTTACAGCAATTTGATGTGACGGCTGATCAATTGTTATTTGTACTTCCGCACCAGATTCACCATGTACCCGATGGCAAAAAAGGTACTAACTTTTTTAAGCTGGGTTTTGATGAAAGCAGCCTGTCGCTCTTACCAAGACAATACCCTTTTCTCATTAATCCACTGAATAATCAAAAGATCCAATTCAGCCCTGCTGCAGCGGCAAGACTGAAGTCTATCTTTGAAATGTTGCTTGGCTTATTAAGCAGGATGGATACTGATCCAGAGCTGATCCTGGCGCATCTGAATAGTTTGTTGACAGAGATTAACGCTGCTTATTTCGCGGTGGAAAAACGGCCTGCAAATGATAGACTGTCTGCATTCATCCGGTTTAAATTATTGATAGAAAATAATCTTACTGAGCATCCCAGTATTATTGAGATTGCAGAAGAACTCGCTTTGAATCCTAATAGCTTGTATAATATGGTGAAGCAGTATTCAGGTTTGAGTCCGAAGGAGTTTATTACGAACCGGCTTATCCTGGAGGCAAAGCGGAGATTGTATTATAATAAGCAGTCCAGTATTAAAGAGCTGGCTTATGAGTTGGGATTCAATGACCCGGAGTATTTTTCACGCTTGTTCAAGAAGGTGACGGGACAGACGATAGGGGAGTTTGTGCAGGATTTGTCAGGGAACTAA
- a CDS encoding aldo/keto reductase — protein MNRKLGTNGPIVSAIGLGCMSMSGAYGIADEQQSIATIHRALELGNNFFDTADYYRTGHNETLIGKAIKGNRDKAFLSVKTSQLMAPAANKGFTFGPVNAHPDYLRNAILYSLQRLQTDYIDLYTPGRVDPNVPIEDTVGALADMVDKGVIRYIGLSETSASTLRKAAAVAPITALQIEYSLWSREIEAEVLPTARELGIGIVAYSPLSRGFLSGEVKSPEDLKDNRVNMPRFQGENFYKNLELVEKIKVIASQKGCTPAQLALAWILAQSENIIAIPGTKQIRKLEENIAAGDLQLTKDELQSINAVMPAGIVSGTRYPEMLMGALGR, from the coding sequence ATGAACAGAAAACTTGGAACAAACGGCCCAATCGTATCCGCTATCGGACTTGGATGCATGAGTATGTCCGGTGCCTATGGCATTGCAGATGAACAACAATCTATAGCCACTATTCACCGCGCACTTGAACTGGGCAACAACTTCTTCGACACTGCCGATTACTATCGTACAGGCCACAACGAGACTCTCATCGGTAAAGCTATTAAAGGGAATCGCGACAAGGCATTTCTTTCTGTAAAAACAAGCCAGCTCATGGCGCCCGCTGCTAATAAAGGCTTTACCTTCGGGCCGGTAAACGCGCATCCTGACTATTTAAGGAATGCGATCCTCTATAGTTTACAACGTCTGCAAACAGACTATATCGACCTTTATACACCTGGTCGTGTTGATCCTAATGTACCTATTGAAGATACTGTTGGTGCATTAGCAGATATGGTGGATAAAGGTGTTATCCGTTACATTGGTTTATCTGAAACCTCCGCCTCCACACTCCGGAAAGCTGCTGCAGTAGCACCTATTACAGCTTTACAAATTGAATACTCTCTCTGGAGCAGGGAGATTGAAGCAGAAGTGCTCCCTACCGCCCGCGAACTTGGTATTGGTATTGTCGCGTACTCTCCTTTGAGCAGAGGTTTCCTGAGTGGTGAGGTGAAATCACCCGAAGACCTGAAAGATAATCGTGTGAACATGCCGCGTTTTCAGGGGGAGAACTTTTATAAGAATCTTGAGTTGGTGGAGAAGATAAAAGTAATCGCTTCGCAAAAAGGTTGTACACCTGCGCAATTAGCATTAGCCTGGATCCTCGCGCAGAGTGAGAATATTATTGCTATTCCTGGTACAAAGCAAATCAGGAAATTGGAAGAGAATATTGCTGCGGGAGATTTGCAATTGACGAAGGATGAATTGCAAAGTATAAATGCGGTTATGCCTGCGGGGATTGTATCAGGCACACGTTATCCTGAGATGTTGATGGGGGCACTTGGGCGGTAG
- a CDS encoding acyl-CoA dehydrogenase family protein: MENKKSLTEFISDFERTLRHIFYEKNDINQLSLQRGLPDNIWKDIMDMSPLSVAIPTAYGGRGCNVKECLSLLSAAAYESLPLSLTFGINIALFLEPLSKYGNDKVKKEVFDNFLHHQAMGGLMITEPDFGSDALNMMTAYKEEENSYKIKGSKHWQGLTGQADYWLIAARREQGDGNLSRDVDFFLADNNRKEQTIIVESYYNNLGLYMIPYGLNKIDIEVPKEHLLIPESTGIKMMLDILHRSRMQFPGMGMGFIKRMLDEALGHTKNRIVGAGNLYAMDSIKFQLSRIQTAFTICSAMCFKSSRMSGIEHNLATEGLEANSMKALVTDLMHESAQLCLQLSGANGYKISHIAGRGIVDSRPFQIFEGSNEMLYTQIAEAVSKKMKRQQTTGLYDFLSTFPLTHRSAEYFKEQLAVNVTETLTQRKLVDLGKIVSRLICTDYVLEMEDAGFRKDLVENCIGNVRMEIAHLVSNLGIKNLSTPVDQYQEGSNWLNLF, from the coding sequence ATGGAAAATAAAAAGAGTCTTACGGAATTTATATCCGATTTCGAGCGAACACTAAGACATATATTTTACGAAAAGAACGACATCAATCAGCTAAGCCTTCAGCGTGGCTTACCTGACAACATTTGGAAGGACATCATGGACATGTCCCCTTTATCAGTCGCTATACCCACAGCGTATGGCGGGAGAGGTTGCAATGTGAAAGAATGCCTCTCGCTACTCTCCGCGGCCGCTTATGAGTCCCTCCCCCTATCCCTTACTTTCGGAATTAACATCGCTTTATTTTTGGAACCACTTTCCAAATACGGTAATGACAAGGTAAAAAAGGAAGTCTTTGACAACTTCCTCCATCACCAGGCCATGGGCGGACTGATGATCACCGAGCCTGACTTCGGCAGCGATGCCCTGAATATGATGACCGCCTACAAGGAAGAGGAAAATAGCTATAAGATAAAAGGTTCCAAGCACTGGCAAGGTTTAACCGGCCAGGCTGATTACTGGTTGATTGCCGCAAGGCGGGAACAGGGAGATGGTAATTTGTCCAGAGATGTGGATTTCTTCCTGGCTGACAATAACCGTAAAGAGCAGACCATCATCGTTGAATCATATTACAATAACCTCGGTTTGTACATGATTCCTTATGGCCTGAACAAAATAGACATCGAAGTACCGAAGGAACACCTCCTTATTCCAGAAAGTACAGGTATCAAGATGATGCTGGATATCCTGCACAGAAGCCGGATGCAGTTCCCTGGCATGGGCATGGGCTTTATCAAACGAATGTTGGACGAAGCCCTGGGGCATACCAAGAACAGGATTGTAGGTGCGGGTAACCTGTACGCGATGGACTCTATCAAGTTCCAGCTTTCCAGAATCCAGACGGCCTTTACCATCTGTTCCGCCATGTGTTTTAAAAGCAGCCGGATGAGTGGCATTGAACATAACCTGGCTACTGAAGGGCTGGAAGCGAATAGTATGAAGGCCCTCGTGACGGACCTGATGCATGAGTCAGCGCAGTTGTGCCTGCAATTGTCCGGGGCAAATGGATATAAGATCAGCCATATAGCGGGCAGAGGTATTGTGGATAGCAGGCCGTTCCAGATCTTTGAAGGATCGAACGAGATGCTGTATACCCAGATAGCAGAGGCCGTGAGCAAGAAGATGAAACGTCAACAAACCACGGGCCTATACGATTTTCTGTCTACCTTCCCGCTGACGCATCGGTCTGCGGAGTACTTCAAAGAACAGCTTGCCGTAAACGTAACAGAGACATTGACCCAAAGGAAGCTGGTAGACCTGGGTAAGATCGTGAGCAGACTGATTTGCACTGATTATGTCCTGGAGATGGAGGATGCAGGGTTTAGGAAGGACCTGGTGGAAAATTGTATCGGGAATGTGCGGATGGAGATTGCGCATTTAGTATCCAACCTCGGCATTAAGAATCTGTCTACGCCGGTAGATCAGTACCAGGAGGGTAGCAACTGGTTGAATCTGTTTTAA
- a CDS encoding GMC oxidoreductase: MPNINTGDTSHNFDAIVIGSGISGGWAAKEFTEKGLKTLVLERGRDVKHIKDYPTTNLMPWEFAHRGQLTQQQKDDNPVVSKCYAFKEDALHFFVKDKEHPYVQDKPFDWIRGYQVGGKSLLWARQTQRWSNYDFEGPARDGFAVDWPIRYEDIAPWYSYVEKFAGISGNKDNLPGLPDGEFLPPMDLTKVEEYFKDFVGKNYKDRHVIYGRCAHVTQAQEIHKQQGRVQCQKRDLCQRGCPFGGYFSSNASTIPWAEKTGHLTLKPDSVVHSIIYDAAKGKATGVRVIDAKTHAATEYFAPVIFVNAAAVNTNIILLNSTSDRFPNGLGNDNGLLGKYFAFHNYRAVITGKYEGLLDYTTDGKRPTSAYIPRFRNLVKQETDFLRGYAAGFYSMRPSYSKHDGFGTQLKDHLSKKELGPWFVGSHMMGETIPKEQSRLFLDKAQKDEWGIPLLHADIGYDDNDEKMIKDFFEQMTDMYTKAGFTDLKTHDSKQAPGLDIHEMGGVRMGHDPKTSLLNKWNQMHLVKNVFVTDGACMTSTSTQNPSLTYMALTARAVDYAVKEMKKGMI; this comes from the coding sequence ATGCCAAATATAAATACAGGCGATACCAGCCACAACTTCGATGCGATCGTGATCGGATCGGGTATCAGCGGCGGCTGGGCAGCTAAAGAGTTCACGGAAAAAGGCTTGAAGACTTTAGTGCTCGAAAGAGGTAGAGACGTTAAGCACATTAAAGATTATCCTACCACCAACCTGATGCCATGGGAATTTGCGCATCGTGGACAGTTGACCCAACAACAAAAGGACGACAACCCGGTAGTGAGTAAATGCTACGCATTCAAGGAAGATGCACTGCATTTCTTTGTAAAAGATAAGGAACATCCTTATGTGCAGGACAAGCCCTTCGACTGGATCCGCGGTTACCAGGTAGGCGGTAAATCCCTGCTATGGGCCCGGCAGACGCAACGGTGGAGCAACTACGATTTTGAAGGCCCTGCCAGGGATGGTTTTGCGGTTGACTGGCCTATCCGCTATGAAGACATTGCCCCCTGGTATAGCTATGTGGAGAAGTTTGCAGGGATCTCAGGTAATAAAGATAACTTACCCGGTTTGCCCGATGGCGAATTCCTGCCACCGATGGACCTCACGAAAGTAGAGGAATACTTCAAAGATTTTGTTGGTAAAAATTATAAAGACCGGCACGTTATTTATGGTCGCTGTGCACATGTGACACAAGCACAGGAGATCCATAAACAACAAGGCAGAGTGCAGTGTCAGAAACGTGATCTGTGCCAGCGGGGTTGCCCGTTTGGCGGGTATTTCAGCAGCAATGCTTCTACGATTCCATGGGCGGAGAAGACCGGTCATCTTACCCTGAAACCCGATTCCGTCGTACATTCTATCATTTACGATGCAGCAAAAGGCAAGGCTACAGGTGTACGTGTAATCGATGCAAAAACACATGCAGCCACTGAATACTTCGCACCGGTGATCTTTGTAAATGCCGCTGCGGTGAATACAAATATCATCCTGCTGAATTCTACATCCGATCGTTTTCCAAATGGACTGGGTAATGACAATGGATTGTTAGGAAAGTATTTTGCATTTCATAATTATCGTGCAGTCATTACCGGTAAATACGAAGGATTACTCGATTATACGACTGATGGAAAACGCCCGACCAGTGCTTATATCCCGCGATTCAGAAACCTCGTCAAACAGGAGACGGATTTTTTACGTGGCTATGCGGCTGGTTTCTATTCCATGCGTCCGTCGTATTCGAAGCATGATGGTTTTGGTACACAGCTAAAAGATCATCTCTCTAAAAAAGAGCTGGGTCCATGGTTTGTAGGTTCGCATATGATGGGAGAAACGATTCCGAAAGAGCAAAGCCGTTTATTCCTGGATAAGGCTCAGAAAGATGAATGGGGTATTCCATTATTGCATGCTGATATCGGGTATGATGATAATGATGAGAAGATGATAAAAGACTTCTTCGAACAAATGACGGATATGTATACCAAAGCTGGTTTTACAGATCTGAAAACCCATGATTCCAAACAGGCACCGGGCCTGGATATTCATGAAATGGGTGGGGTGAGAATGGGGCATGACCCGAAAACATCTTTGCTGAATAAATGGAACCAAATGCACCTGGTGAAGAATGTATTTGTAACCGATGGTGCCTGTATGACATCGACCAGTACCCAGAATCCGAGTTTGACGTATATGGCGCTGACGGCGAGAGCTGTGGATTATGCGGTGAAGGAGATGAAGAAGGGAATGATATAA